The following are from one region of the Hippocampus zosterae strain Florida chromosome 9, ASM2543408v3, whole genome shotgun sequence genome:
- the LOC127608241 gene encoding class E basic helix-loop-helix protein 40-like, giving the protein MERIPSAQPPPLSKGDLADMHGMDFPMYAYKPRRGMKRGEESKETYKLPHRLIEKKRRDRINECIAQLKDLLPEHLKLTTLGHLEKAVVLELTLKHMKTLSTLLEQQQQKILALQSGMHIEQPLVSQEKSEEMFRSGFHMCAKEMLQYLTSRESDGNFAPSHVMNHLHKLATEVLQSPKRPHSPLSPPPEEMPTYSQHQSHKETPASLPPKPSEGYGRVPVIQRAHAVPNGEQSGSDTDTDSGYGGELEKIECGAPQRHPEYYSQEGKLLKRSAAERQSSDVKREDDEPRHKRARAESSEDEMLSGGESSSSSSSSGYGSYMSVSPNHPPPHPLCMPFYLIPPTAATYLPMLEKCWYPGAMPLLYPGVGGGGATAVPSERPPQMVMSPRGGSPAPAMSQTPMDSPALLQALKQVPPLNLETKD; this is encoded by the exons ATGGAGCGAATCCCAAGCGCACAACCTCCTCCTTTGTCCAAGGGTGATCTAGCAGACATGCATGG CATGGATTTCCCGATGTACGCGTACAAACCCAGGCGAGGAATgaaaagaggagaggagagcaag GAGACCTACAAGCTGCCTCATAgactcattgaaaaaaagagacGTGATCGGATAAACGAATGCATTGCCCAGTTGAAAGATTTGTTGCCGGAGCACCTAAAACTTAcg ACTTTGGGCCATTTGGAGAAGGCCGTGGTTTTGGAGCTCACACTCAAGCACATGAAGACGCTGAGCACTCTtctggagcagcagcagcagaagatccTCGCCCTTCAGAGTGGCATGCATATCG AGCAACCTTTGGTCAGCCAAGAGAAGTCGGAGGAGATGTTCCGCTCCGGTTTCCACATGTGCGCCAAAGAGATGCTTCAGTATCTGACCAGTCGCGAGAGCGACGGCAACTTTGCGCCATCGCACGTCATGAACCACCTTCACAAATTAGCCACTGAAGTGCTCCAAAGTCCAAAGCGACCCCACTCTCCGCTCAGCCCTCCACCCGAGGAGATGCCCACATACAGCCAGCACCAAAGCCACAAAGAGACACCCGCCAGCTTACCCCCTAAGCCTAGCGAGGGCTACGGGAGGGTGCCGGTCATCCAGCGGGCGCACGCTGTGCCCAACGGCGAGCAGAGCGGCAGTGACACTGATACAGACAGCGGCTATGGAGGAGAACTGGAGAAGATCGAGTGTGGCGCCCCACAGAGGCATCCCGAGTACTACAGCCAGGAGGGCAAGCTGTTGAAGCGGAGCGCGGCCGAGAGGCAGAGTTCGGACGTCAAACGGGAAGACGACGAGCCCAGGCACAAACGAGCCCGGGCGGAGTCGTCTGAGGATGAGATGCTTTCGGGCGGCGAATCCtcatcgtcgtcctcctccagcGGTTACGGTAGCTACATGAGCGTCTCCCCCAACCATCCGCCCCCGCATCCCCTCTGCATGCCCTTCTACCTCATCCCCCCTACTGCCGCCACCTACCTGCCTATGCTGGAGAAATGCTGGTACCCGGGAGCCATGCCCTTGCTGTACCCCGgcgtgggcggcggcggcgccaccGCCGTCCCCAGCGAGAGACCACCGCAGATGGTCATGTCTCCAAGGGGAGGCTCTCCAGCGCCAGCCATGTCTCAGACGCCCATGGACTCCCCAGCACTCCTACAGGCACTAAAGCAGGTACCCCCCCTCAACCTGGAAACcaaagactga
- the ttll3 gene encoding tubulin monoglycylase TTLL3 encodes YVVPVEVKARCSFPTTKLEKMKAAKALVEKAIKAQKVFSVQGRYPVIRAGLRARGWVERYLSNAGHATSPRQSEKDKDEDDASPRAYNCSGIKERGDDTEQDDLDDMYEFMSRLVRNQKPFFYWSPRYDATHYRSLQQDQITNHYANTANFTTKVGLCVNLRNLRWYDTADPDTFFPRCYRLGAKDERDAFIEDFRRTACSSLLKHVVETSMKTNEPMQDVEGKAESTVSTVSAGVINTALQRCQEYLSALAHSDIDVTVKPLPFVEENQWNHFLQKYYLVVHKGASIRSSAGFVERCQAMLGRLKEVCPQLDTDGVNNIWIIKPGAMSRGRGIVCMNRLDQILALVDSDKALVKDSKWVVQKYLEQPLLVNGTKFDLRQWFLVTDWNPLTVWFYRECYLRFSTQPYSTKRLDSSVHLCNNAIQKHLQPSNERHPSVPRDNMWSSSDFKAFLQQQNRGAQWDKVVVPGMQQALVHVLQTVQDQVERRKATFELYGADFMLGNDLKPWLLEVNANPTMACTSVVTARLCPAVQLDTLKVVLDRRNNPNAFTGGFRLIYKQPAVEPPQFSGVNLIVEGNHIGKPKSTKRRQRLRYTQPRSTQSARSHTSSSEDNELMSKDQVKSCDQAQEQLSPEKRQQTPPPKREQRESAVVRNAGLVPERHVVEDHQCLSVSRGIGGTPLAQRSVPFSRTTLPCSVSLVCKSPIKPIHGAHLWKSLLPRSFFESCYRPPVRATSFCRDQLPMLRLTSMQPNMLPSYRKPMETFQIESSYRFHKQRYMQTMSRYK; translated from the exons TATGTGGTTCCAGTAGAGGTTAAGGCACGTTGTAGCTTTCCAACTACCAAGCTGGAGAAGATGAAAGCAGCTAAAGCCCTGGTGGAGAAAGCAATCAAG GCGCAAAAAGTATTTTCAGTGCAGGGGCGCTATCCTGTGATCCGTGCCGGTTTACGGGCCAGAGGGTGGGTGGAGCGTTATTTGTCCAACGCAGGCCATGCAACGTCTCCCCGCCAGAGTGAAAAGGACAAGGATGAAGATGATGCCAGTCCTAGAGCATATAATTGCAGTGGGATAAAAG AAAGAGGGGATGACACTGAACAAGACGACCTTGACGACATGTATGAATTCATG TCTCGCCTGGTTCGAAATCAAAAGCCTTTCTTCTACTGGAGCCCACGCTACGATGCCACCCACTATCGTTCGCTTCAACAGGACCAAATCACCAACCACTATGCCAACACCGCAAACTTCACCACCAAG GTGGGTCTATGTGTGAACCTGCGTAACCTTAGGTGGTATGACACTGCAGACCCTGACACCTTCTTTCCGAGATGTTACAGGCTCGGGGCCAAGGATGAGAGAGATGCATTCATCG AGGACTTCAGAAGGACGGCGTGCAGCAGTCTGCTGAAGCACGTGGTTGAGACCAGCATGAAGACAAATGAGCCAATGCAAGATGTAGAGGGGAAAGCTGAAAGCACCGTCTCCACAG TGAGTGCAGGAGTGATCAACACAGCCTTGCAGAGGTGTCAGGAGTATCTGAGTGCCTTAGCGCACAGCGACATCGATGTGACTGTGAAACCTCTGCCTTTCGTGGAGGAAAATCAATGGAATCACTTTCTGCAAAAGTACTACTTGGTTGTGCA TAAAGGTGCATCGATCAGAAGTAGTGCTGGTTTTGTGGAGCGCTGCCAGGCCATGTTGGGCCGACTGAAGGAAGTGTGTCCTCAGCTGGACACGGATGGAGTCAATAACATCTGGATTATAAAACCTGGTGCCATGTCAAGAGGAAGAG GTATTGTTTGCATGAATCGCTTGGATCAGATTTTAGCACTCGTAGACTCAGACAAAGCCCTGGTGAAAGATAGCAAGTGGGTGGTTCAGAAGTACCTGGAACAGCCTCTGTTGGTCAATGGAACCAAGTTTGACCTGCGTCAGTGGTTTCTCGTCACCGACTGGAACCCTCTGACAGTTTGGTTCTACAGGGAGTGCTACCTGAGGTTCTCCACACAGCCGTACTCCACAAAGAGACTTGATAG CTCGGTCCATCTGTGCAACAATGCCATCCAGAAGCACCTCCAGCCATCAAATGAGCGCCATCCAAGCGTGCCAAGGGACAACATGTGGTCCAGCTCCGACTTCAAAGCCTTTCTACAGCAGCAGAACCGTGGGGCGCAGTGGGACAAGGTGGTGGTCCCGGGTATGCAACAAGCTCTGGTCCACGTCCTGCAGACAGTGCAGGACCAGGTGGAGCGCCGCAAGGCAACCTTTGAGTTATACGGTGCCGATTTCATGTTGGGAAATGATCTGAAACCTTGGCTCCTTGAAGTCAACGCCAATCCCACGATGGCCTGCACCAGCGTTGTCACAGCTCGCCTCTGCCCCGCCGTGCAGCTGGACACGCTGAAGGTGGTGCTGGACAGACGAAACAACCCCAACGCCTTCACGGGAGGCTTCCGGTTGATCTACAAACAG CCTGCTGTTGAACCCCCACAATTTAGTGGAGTGAACCTAATCGTGGAAGGAAACCACATCGGGAAGCCTAAATCTACAAAGCGCAGACAAAGGCTTCGTTATACCCAGCCTCGCTCGACGCAATCTGCAAGAAGCCACACGAGTTCTTCCGAGGACAATGAACTAATGAGTAAAGATCAAGTGAAGTCATGCGACCAGGCACAAGAGCAGCTTTCCCCGGAGAAGCGGCAGCAGACACCTCCTCCAAAGAGGGAACAACGAGAAAGTGCAGTGGTTCGCAATGCCGGTTTGGTACCAGAACGACACGTGGTGGAGGACCACCAGTGTTTGAGTGTGAGTCGTGGCATCGGCGGAACTCCCCTGGCCCAACGGAGCGTCCCCTTTTCTCGCACCACCCTCCCTTGCAGTGTTTCACTTGTATGTAAATCTCCAATTAAACCAATCCATGGAGCGCACCTGTGGAAGTCCTTGCTTCCCAGGAGCTTTTTCGAGTCTTGTTACCGGCCCCCAGTCCGGGCAACTTCTTTCTGTCGGGATCAGCTCCCCATGCTGCGGCTCACAAGCATGCAGCCAAATATGCTGCCGAGCTATCGAAAACCCATGGAGACCTTTCAAATTGAGTCTAGTTATAGATTTCACAAGCAGCGTTATATGCAAACAATGTCCAGATATAAATGA